A genomic region of Dunckerocampus dactyliophorus isolate RoL2022-P2 chromosome 8, RoL_Ddac_1.1, whole genome shotgun sequence contains the following coding sequences:
- the LOC129186138 gene encoding SRSF protein kinase 2-like isoform X2, with amino-acid sequence MEMSSSYAAAISALVKASSPHSAPDQPGSPKCVPSPSPVLQHCPPVQAHPSPPVAVGSYEEQENPAEYGIASCVAGGYYPVEVGEIFEDRYQVVRKLGWGHFSTVWLCWDMVKGRFVALKVVKSAATYSETALDEIKLLKCVRDSDPRDPKRESIVHLIDDFRISGVNGEHVCMVLEVLGHHVLKWIIKSNYNGLPLPCVKIIIRQVLQGLEYLHTKCKIIHTDIKPENILLRVDEVYVHKMAADTKLWQLPDSTVLSVNSSGKQKKRLSNLMGRLTGVFQTIGNWSSKASRSHLKRLMRKEKKQQQGQESDHQNETQCASVLSDVTTPSSTRSAACQSLLPCSDLKLRRRTLLLSDAPDSPELPHRNLTSSLPDITKDAPRSGFLHQTAEKVSAAHGSSNYDVALDLLLPHNADKLLIKIADLGNACWVHKHFTEDIQTCQYRSVEVLIGADYGTPADIWSTACMAFELATGDYLFDPQPGATFSREEDHIAHIIELLGALPSQFVLSGKKSKIFFNQKGQLRHISKLKPWSLLEILLDKYEWPKDEAAQFSSFLVTMLQLQPEKRATAAQCLKHPWITS; translated from the exons ATGGAAATGTCGTCTTCATACGCTGCCGCTATATCCGCCCTTGTTAAAGCCAGCTCTCCTCACTCTGCTCCAGACCAGCCTGGTAGTCCCAAATGTGTCCCATCACCCAGCCCAGTTCTGCAACACTGTCCTCCTGTACAGGCGCATCCCTCCCCTCCCGTGGCTGTGGGGTCGTATGAGGAACAGGAGAACCCTGCGGAATATGGGATAG CTTCCTGTGTCGCAGGAGGTTACTATCCTGTAGAAGTAGGAGAGATTTTCGAGGACCGATATCAAGTTGTGAGAAAGTTGGGATGGGGTCACTTTTCAACTGTGTGGCTCTGCTGGGACATGGT GAAAGGGCGTTTTGTGGCGCTGAAGGTGGTGAAGAGCGCTGCGACATATAGCGAGACGGCCCTGGATGAGATCAAACTTCTGAAATGT GTGAGGGACAGTGACCCCAGAGATCCTAAACGCGAAAGCATTGTGCACCTCATCGATGACTTCAGGATCTCTGGAGTGAATGGGGAGC ATGTGTGCATGGTTCTGGAGGTGCTGGGCCACCATGTCCTGAAGTGGATCATCAAGTCCAACTATAATGGTCTTCCACTCCCATGTGTCAAGATTATCATCAGACAG GTTCTGCAGGGTTTGGAGTATTTGCACACCAAGTGCAAGATCATTCACACGGACATCAAGCCAGAGAACATCCTCCTGCGGGTGGACGAAGTTTACGTTCACAAAATGGCAGCCGACACCAAACTGTGGCAACTGCCAGACTCCACTGTGCTGTCCG TGAACTCCAGcggcaaacaaaaaaag AGATTGTCTAACTTAATGGGAAGGCTGACGGGGGTTTTCCAAACCATTGGGAATTGG TCCAGCAAGGCTTCAAGGTCGCACCTTAAACGACTAATGAGGAaggagaagaagcagcagcaaggGCAAGAGAGTGACCATCAAAATGAAACACAGTGCGCCTCTGTCCTTTCTGACGTGACAACACCCTCGAGCACACGAAGCGCAGCCTGTCAATCACTGCTTCCATGTTCTGACCTCAAGTTAAGGAGGCGGACATTGCTGCTGTCGGATGCGCCGGACTCACCTGAGCTCCCTCACAGAAACCTCACCTCTTCATTGCCAGACATCACCAAAGATGCTCCCAGATCAGGATTTCTACACCAGACGGCAGAGAAAGTCTCGGCCGCTCATG GAAGCAGCAACTATGACGTGGCTCTTGACCTCCTGCTGCCACACAACGCTGACAAGCTGCTCATTAAGATCGCTGACCTGGGCAATGCTTGCTGGGTG CACAAACACTTTACTGAGGACATCCAAACATGTCAGTACCGCTCTGTGGAGGTCCTGATCGGTGCTGACTACGGCACCCCGGCTGACATCTGGAGCACCGCCTGCATG GCTTTTGAGCTGGCAACAGGAGACTATCTTTTCGACCCTCAACCAGGGGCCACATTCTCCCGTGAAGAAG ATCACATTGCTCACATTATTGAACTCCTGGGAGCCCTCCCGTCGCAGTTTGTCCTctcaggaaaaaaatccaaaatattcTTCAACCAGAAAG GACAACTGAGGCACATCTCAAAGCTGAAGCCGTGGAGCTTGTTAGAAATTCTGTTGGATAAGTACGAGTGGCCCAAGGATGAAGCGGCCCAGTTCAGCTCGTTCCTCGTGACCATGTTGCAGCTTCAGCCGGAAAAAAGGGccacagcagctcaatgtcTGAAACACCCTTGGATCACATCCTAG
- the LOC129186138 gene encoding SRSF protein kinase 2-like isoform X1, whose protein sequence is MEMSSSYAAAISALVKASSPHSAPDQPGSPKCVPSPSPVLQHCPPVQAHPSPPVAVGSYEEQENPAEYGIGGYYPVEVGEIFEDRYQVVRKLGWGHFSTVWLCWDMVKGRFVALKVVKSAATYSETALDEIKLLKCVRDSDPRDPKRESIVHLIDDFRISGVNGEHVCMVLEVLGHHVLKWIIKSNYNGLPLPCVKIIIRQVLQGLEYLHTKCKIIHTDIKPENILLRVDEVYVHKMAADTKLWQLPDSTVLSANFTTVSLSFISCTDVSHFTPVNSSGKQKKRLSNLMGRLTGVFQTIGNWSSKASRSHLKRLMRKEKKQQQGQESDHQNETQCASVLSDVTTPSSTRSAACQSLLPCSDLKLRRRTLLLSDAPDSPELPHRNLTSSLPDITKDAPRSGFLHQTAEKVSAAHGSSNYDVALDLLLPHNADKLLIKIADLGNACWVHKHFTEDIQTCQYRSVEVLIGADYGTPADIWSTACMAFELATGDYLFDPQPGATFSREEDHIAHIIELLGALPSQFVLSGKKSKIFFNQKGQLRHISKLKPWSLLEILLDKYEWPKDEAAQFSSFLVTMLQLQPEKRATAAQCLKHPWITS, encoded by the exons ATGGAAATGTCGTCTTCATACGCTGCCGCTATATCCGCCCTTGTTAAAGCCAGCTCTCCTCACTCTGCTCCAGACCAGCCTGGTAGTCCCAAATGTGTCCCATCACCCAGCCCAGTTCTGCAACACTGTCCTCCTGTACAGGCGCATCCCTCCCCTCCCGTGGCTGTGGGGTCGTATGAGGAACAGGAGAACCCTGCGGAATATGGGATAG GAGGTTACTATCCTGTAGAAGTAGGAGAGATTTTCGAGGACCGATATCAAGTTGTGAGAAAGTTGGGATGGGGTCACTTTTCAACTGTGTGGCTCTGCTGGGACATGGT GAAAGGGCGTTTTGTGGCGCTGAAGGTGGTGAAGAGCGCTGCGACATATAGCGAGACGGCCCTGGATGAGATCAAACTTCTGAAATGT GTGAGGGACAGTGACCCCAGAGATCCTAAACGCGAAAGCATTGTGCACCTCATCGATGACTTCAGGATCTCTGGAGTGAATGGGGAGC ATGTGTGCATGGTTCTGGAGGTGCTGGGCCACCATGTCCTGAAGTGGATCATCAAGTCCAACTATAATGGTCTTCCACTCCCATGTGTCAAGATTATCATCAGACAG GTTCTGCAGGGTTTGGAGTATTTGCACACCAAGTGCAAGATCATTCACACGGACATCAAGCCAGAGAACATCCTCCTGCGGGTGGACGAAGTTTACGTTCACAAAATGGCAGCCGACACCAAACTGTGGCAACTGCCAGACTCCACTGTGCTGTCCG CAAACTTCACGACTGTGTCACTGAGTTTTATTTCCTGTACTGATGTTTCGCATTTTACTCCAGTGAACTCCAGcggcaaacaaaaaaag AGATTGTCTAACTTAATGGGAAGGCTGACGGGGGTTTTCCAAACCATTGGGAATTGG TCCAGCAAGGCTTCAAGGTCGCACCTTAAACGACTAATGAGGAaggagaagaagcagcagcaaggGCAAGAGAGTGACCATCAAAATGAAACACAGTGCGCCTCTGTCCTTTCTGACGTGACAACACCCTCGAGCACACGAAGCGCAGCCTGTCAATCACTGCTTCCATGTTCTGACCTCAAGTTAAGGAGGCGGACATTGCTGCTGTCGGATGCGCCGGACTCACCTGAGCTCCCTCACAGAAACCTCACCTCTTCATTGCCAGACATCACCAAAGATGCTCCCAGATCAGGATTTCTACACCAGACGGCAGAGAAAGTCTCGGCCGCTCATG GAAGCAGCAACTATGACGTGGCTCTTGACCTCCTGCTGCCACACAACGCTGACAAGCTGCTCATTAAGATCGCTGACCTGGGCAATGCTTGCTGGGTG CACAAACACTTTACTGAGGACATCCAAACATGTCAGTACCGCTCTGTGGAGGTCCTGATCGGTGCTGACTACGGCACCCCGGCTGACATCTGGAGCACCGCCTGCATG GCTTTTGAGCTGGCAACAGGAGACTATCTTTTCGACCCTCAACCAGGGGCCACATTCTCCCGTGAAGAAG ATCACATTGCTCACATTATTGAACTCCTGGGAGCCCTCCCGTCGCAGTTTGTCCTctcaggaaaaaaatccaaaatattcTTCAACCAGAAAG GACAACTGAGGCACATCTCAAAGCTGAAGCCGTGGAGCTTGTTAGAAATTCTGTTGGATAAGTACGAGTGGCCCAAGGATGAAGCGGCCCAGTTCAGCTCGTTCCTCGTGACCATGTTGCAGCTTCAGCCGGAAAAAAGGGccacagcagctcaatgtcTGAAACACCCTTGGATCACATCCTAG
- the LOC129186138 gene encoding SRSF protein kinase 1-like isoform X3: protein MTKCSSTESLNTALLKPVRDSDPRDPKRESIVHLIDDFRISGVNGEHVCMVLEVLGHHVLKWIIKSNYNGLPLPCVKIIIRQVLQGLEYLHTKCKIIHTDIKPENILLRVDEVYVHKMAADTKLWQLPDSTVLSANFTTVSLSFISCTDVSHFTPVNSSGKQKKRLSNLMGRLTGVFQTIGNWSSKASRSHLKRLMRKEKKQQQGQESDHQNETQCASVLSDVTTPSSTRSAACQSLLPCSDLKLRRRTLLLSDAPDSPELPHRNLTSSLPDITKDAPRSGFLHQTAEKVSAAHGSSNYDVALDLLLPHNADKLLIKIADLGNACWVHKHFTEDIQTCQYRSVEVLIGADYGTPADIWSTACMAFELATGDYLFDPQPGATFSREEDHIAHIIELLGALPSQFVLSGKKSKIFFNQKGQLRHISKLKPWSLLEILLDKYEWPKDEAAQFSSFLVTMLQLQPEKRATAAQCLKHPWITS from the exons GTGAGGGACAGTGACCCCAGAGATCCTAAACGCGAAAGCATTGTGCACCTCATCGATGACTTCAGGATCTCTGGAGTGAATGGGGAGC ATGTGTGCATGGTTCTGGAGGTGCTGGGCCACCATGTCCTGAAGTGGATCATCAAGTCCAACTATAATGGTCTTCCACTCCCATGTGTCAAGATTATCATCAGACAG GTTCTGCAGGGTTTGGAGTATTTGCACACCAAGTGCAAGATCATTCACACGGACATCAAGCCAGAGAACATCCTCCTGCGGGTGGACGAAGTTTACGTTCACAAAATGGCAGCCGACACCAAACTGTGGCAACTGCCAGACTCCACTGTGCTGTCCG CAAACTTCACGACTGTGTCACTGAGTTTTATTTCCTGTACTGATGTTTCGCATTTTACTCCAGTGAACTCCAGcggcaaacaaaaaaag AGATTGTCTAACTTAATGGGAAGGCTGACGGGGGTTTTCCAAACCATTGGGAATTGG TCCAGCAAGGCTTCAAGGTCGCACCTTAAACGACTAATGAGGAaggagaagaagcagcagcaaggGCAAGAGAGTGACCATCAAAATGAAACACAGTGCGCCTCTGTCCTTTCTGACGTGACAACACCCTCGAGCACACGAAGCGCAGCCTGTCAATCACTGCTTCCATGTTCTGACCTCAAGTTAAGGAGGCGGACATTGCTGCTGTCGGATGCGCCGGACTCACCTGAGCTCCCTCACAGAAACCTCACCTCTTCATTGCCAGACATCACCAAAGATGCTCCCAGATCAGGATTTCTACACCAGACGGCAGAGAAAGTCTCGGCCGCTCATG GAAGCAGCAACTATGACGTGGCTCTTGACCTCCTGCTGCCACACAACGCTGACAAGCTGCTCATTAAGATCGCTGACCTGGGCAATGCTTGCTGGGTG CACAAACACTTTACTGAGGACATCCAAACATGTCAGTACCGCTCTGTGGAGGTCCTGATCGGTGCTGACTACGGCACCCCGGCTGACATCTGGAGCACCGCCTGCATG GCTTTTGAGCTGGCAACAGGAGACTATCTTTTCGACCCTCAACCAGGGGCCACATTCTCCCGTGAAGAAG ATCACATTGCTCACATTATTGAACTCCTGGGAGCCCTCCCGTCGCAGTTTGTCCTctcaggaaaaaaatccaaaatattcTTCAACCAGAAAG GACAACTGAGGCACATCTCAAAGCTGAAGCCGTGGAGCTTGTTAGAAATTCTGTTGGATAAGTACGAGTGGCCCAAGGATGAAGCGGCCCAGTTCAGCTCGTTCCTCGTGACCATGTTGCAGCTTCAGCCGGAAAAAAGGGccacagcagctcaatgtcTGAAACACCCTTGGATCACATCCTAG
- the comtb gene encoding catechol O-methyltransferase B, with protein sequence MWWILGCCAGGVVVLYAMYRWVIPGVVQYHGGLALIWHDVIVEWILDTLTQSTRPQRLLAAVHKKATRGNPLSVVKAIDEFCSHNEWAMNVGDEKGCILDSVVSDVKPLYVLELGTYCGYSTVRIASMLQPHAKIITLEFNRDYAAIARQVIAWAGVENKVQLVVGASGEWIPKLKAQFGVKTFDLVFLDHWKNRYLLDTKLIEECGLLRRGSVLLADNVICPGTPDYLQYVRSSVKYESQYFKSHLEYTKAEDGLEKSVFLG encoded by the exons ATGTGGTGGATCCTTGGGTGCTGCGCTGGTGGCGTGGTCGTTCTCTACGCTATGTACAGATGGGTGATCCCCGGGGTTGTGCAATATCACGGAGGCCTGGCGCTCATTTGGCACGATGTCATTGTGGAGTGGATACTGGACACGCTGACCCAGTCCACACGCCCTCAG CGGCTCCTCGCTGCAGTACACAAGAAGGCCACCAGAGGGAACCCTCTGAGCGTGGTCAAAGCCATCGATGAGTTCTGCAGCCACAATGAGTGGGCCATGAACGTGGGGGATGAGAAAG GCTGCATTCTTGACTCGGTGGTGTCGGACGTAAAGCCACTTTATGTGCTGGAGCTGGGCACTTACTGTGGATACTCCACAGTGAGGATAGCCAGCATGCTGCAGCCTCACGCCAAGATCATCACGCTCGAATTTAACCGGGATTACGCTGCTATCGCTCGGCAGGTCATTGCATGGGCGGGTGTGGAGAACAAG GTGCAGTTAGTCGTCGGAGCGTCTGGCGAGTGGATCCCGAAACTTAAGGCGCAGTTTGGGGTGAAGACCTTTGACTTGGTTTTCTTGGATCACTGGAAGAATCGCTACCTTCTCGACACCAAACTGATAGAG GAGTGTGGCCTCCTGAGGAGAGGAAGCGTCCTGCTCGCCGATAACGTCATCTGTCCTGGTACTCCAGACTACCTGCAGTATGTCCGAAGTAGTGTAAAGTATGAAAGCCAGTACTTCAAATCTCACCTGGAGTACACCAAAGCCGAGGACGGCCTGGAGAAGTCGGTATTCTTAGGGTAG